Part of the Nicotiana sylvestris chromosome 2, ASM39365v2, whole genome shotgun sequence genome, atagcaaatgatatctatagatgactaattactactaaaagatagtgctttatgaaaatttctctttaaaAAATACGGAAAAGGTCCAAAAATATCCTTGAACTAttcgaaatagctcaaaaatatcCTCCATTTGTTTTTGGTGCCAAAAATATCCCTGCCGTCTATGTTTTGGCCCAAAAATGCCCCTAGACCGTTAGTTTTGCCATTGAAACTGACATGACAGTCCAACTGGGTTAGAATTGCTTACGTGGTCGTCCACCTAAGCAATCCATatgtgaaaattattttttcggACAATTTTATTTTTCcagatttttttaataaaatataaaatcaacatttattctgaaaaaagtaaaaaaaaaaatcgaaaaaatatttattttggaatttttaaatCAACACTTATtccgaaaaaagtaaaaaaattacgAAAAATTATTCTTGATTGGGGTTTATGATTTGATTAAAAAACTCCATTGTTCTCTTCTGTGAATTTATGATTAATTTGTGAATTTCGGAGTTATGTCTTTGAACGCGTTTGAATCCAGTAATAGCGTAGTTATGTCTTGGAACATTATCCCTGTATAATTTCAACCCCATTCTTTAGctccaaaaaaaaattaacacaCAACGTttacaagaaaaaaaattaaaactttatTTGTACAACAACAAAGACACTGGTTTCTTaatcccaaacaagttggggtcgGTTATATGAATTCTCGATATCTATAATCATAAATTCAAAAAGAGAGCAATGGAGTTTTCTAATCAAATCATAAACCCGAATCAAGAATAATTTTTTCgtaaattttttactttttttttcggaataagtgttgattttgtattttaattaaaaaattccaaaataaatattttttttcgaaatttttactTTTCAGAATAAatgttgattttgtattttattaaaaaattctgaaaaataattaaatttccgaaaaaataattttcacatATGGATTGCTTAGCTGGACGATCACGTAAGCAATTCTAACATAGTTGGACTGCCATGTCAGCTTCAATGGCAAAACTAACGGTTTAGGGGCATTTTTGGGCCAAAACATAGACGAAAGCGATATTTTTGGCACAAAAAACAAACGAAGaatatttttgagctatttcgaaTAGTTCAAGAATATTTTTGGACCTTTTCCATAAAAAATATTAACACAACCCTAAATAGCTATTGGGCGGGGCTTAGCCCCGGCTAACCCTCACTAGTCTAGTAGAGCGTTGTGTTGTGGTCGACTTTATGAACCGTTTAAGCACAACTTGTACTGCACAAGTAATTAAAGAGAGTTGTCGACTTGTCGCTGATATTTAAGGTTTTGTGTTATAACACGCTTTTTACCTATTCCTATGATATATGGTGGTATTCCGGCTAATTTATGCACACTTCCACTATTCAATTTCACCCGAGTACACTTTTACTAGACTTGGTGAGATAGGAGTATATAGGCCATTAATTTATTTTACCTATGTGTATTCTTTATGGGTGGCATTGGGGAACCGTTTAAGATGATGGTTGGCCAAGAATCAAGATATATTTGTCTGCATGCGTAGAACTGTAGATATTTTACGAGGTACCCAATTATCTTCTAGTATACCAAAAACAGAGTGCTGGTTTTACAGAAGAACTGAAAACACAGAGCTTTATCTTCATATGCATTCATGTAACTCTTCTAACTTCTATTCTCCCTGCTAATCTCTTGTGGCGCATTTCATACTTCTGCATTCAATCTTCCACTTACGTAGGCAAATTATCTTTTCTTGAATTTTGAGCTGTACTTTGTTTGTCTTTCATTCTTTGATAGTTTCTTGAGCTCTGCACTAGACAGATGTTAGATATTCTGGATGAGTGCATGTGCTCCATTTGGTAATAAAGATGTGATTtcaactaaaaaaataaaatcaaaaagatAAGGTAAGGCAGCTTGGGATTACATCTTAAGTGTATCAGCTCTCTTATCTTGATtgatattattttaaaataaatttacatttgaaaaaaaagaaattagcTCGAGTAGTCAAGCTAGAGAAGGAAAGTCTTGACGTAATCCAGCCGTGGAAATAGCCTTAAAATGCAGGCTGCATACAATAGGCCCTGGGGTCCCGCCCTTCCCCAGACCACGCTGCTGCGTAGCAGTAACTTAGCACACCGTGCTACCCTTTTAGTAGTCAAGTTAGAGAAATAATGGTTGTAATCATTTGCCTGTTCTATTTTTACTTCATGTGCTGTATGTGTTTGTGAAATGAACTCTTATAATGCAACTTTAGTGTTGAAAAGGGCAGAAACTCTTCTCTCTCACTCTGCCCGACTACAAGAATTTCCATCTTGCAGCAagacaaaaaattattttttatgtcgGTGGAGTCCGGACCAGCTTGTATGTACCTGGACTATTCCACTGGGTACCTGCTACCTCCATCAACACGGATACTTGTAgccattttctttcctttttcatatTCAGTAAGACCTCTCAATGGCCTATTTGACCAGATTATTTCTTCACGAATCATGCCTATTCTATTAGTAGTCAGATCTTTTTTGCTTGTCAAAAAGACACCTAAAAAATGTGTGGTTAGTTTTGCTTCAAGTACTATAGCCACATGTTTAGGAAATGTTAATTGGATTGTGTCTTGGTAGTGATGCATCAGGAGTGTAGGATACTAAGTAGTTTTTCATCATCTGAGCTATTGTAGGTTGGTCTCCAGATGTCCATTAAATCATATCCTTTTTGAACCAAGAATCAGTAAAGGTGGATTCAGATGGAAAGCAATGGACTCCAGTAATGTCCCCATTGAGAAGTGGAAGCAAGATAGCATTTTCATTGATAGACGTGGCAGATTTAGACACTTTGATCACAAAAAAGTTTCAAGGAAAAGATGTAGGTTGATGTATAATGGCAGTAGTTTCATATCTGTGTTTCTTCCTCCGATGCCAAATTCATGACTATTGTGCAGGTGGTTCTTTAAGGGGTAGAGGATGGAAATATGGATCTGGTTTTGTTGATGGTATTTTCCCAGTGCTAAGCCCAATTGCTCAGCAGATTCTAACTTTTGTAAAGAAGGAAACAGATCCAGAGAGGATTTGGTCTTCCTTGGATACTCTACGTCCAACCAATGACACTTGGGATGATATCATAAATGTAGCAGTTCAACTTCGGATCAACAAACAATGGGATCTGATCATACTGGTAAAGATCATCTTGTGTCTGTTGCTCCATTTATTCATATTTTGGCTTCGTTCAATTATCCGTGTGTCCATGTATCTTttcaagaaggggtgtttggattCTGAGCAAAGCTGTTGATATGTGATGTGTCTGATAGTTCTTTTTATGAACAACTCCAAGTTTCACTTGAGAGCCAAAAATTTTGAATTAATTTTCCATGAAGTGAATTATTTTCGACATATGCTGATTAATAAAAGAGTAATGGAATCATTAAGTGACATTTCTCATCCTTGGCATTTTCTCTGTTCTTTGAATTTTCCATTACACTTTAGGCGTAACACCCCTACTAAAATGTGCAAGGCAATCTGACGCTGAAAGACAGTAGAATCACATTGCTAATAATCCTTTTTCAATCTGACGCTGAGAGACAGTAGAATCACATATTGACATTGTTTATAATCCTTTTTCTATTATGTATCTTGTATAAATATCTTCCATAGAATTTCGAGACACCTCGTGTTTGAACAATTAAGCGGAAAAGCATGTATATCTGTAGGCAGGTCATTCTTTTCTAGGAAGTTACTTTAGACTTGGCAAGATACAATACAATCTAAGTCTAACCTGGTTCTAAATAGCCTCCTCATCATTTCTAGTCAAGCCTACGAGATGGAGCCTAATTTAAATGACTAAAAATTTACTAACACCAGAAATAACTTTGCAGGTGTGTGAGTGGATACTGTGTAGGAGTTCCTTTCAGGCTGACGTGATTTGCTATAATTTGCTTATAGAAGCTTATGGGCAAAGTTCACTTGTTAAGAAGGCCGAATCTACTTATCTGGCACTTCTTGAAGCTCGATGTGTCCCGACTGAAGATACTTATGCACTTCTTCTGAAATCTTATTCCAAATGTGGGATGCTAGAGAAGGCTGAAGCTGTCTTCTCCGAGATGCGGAAGAATGGGCTACCTCCAAGTATGTTTTCTTGGTTTTCTAATTGCTATTGTACATACTACAGAATCAAATGGCATCATAATCACAATACTATGCTAGTGAAAACTTATAGCTACTTCCTCTTTCTTCAAATGACAACTCATCCtccttgtttttttatttttttttatttttttttatcggACTTTTATGAGTTCCTCAAAAGCAGCACCAATTGGGTGCAAACTATGTACTGTACAAAAACAACAAGCCTATTGCTCTGGAAGAATATCAGTATAACATGTATAAGTTGTATACATACAAATTGCACAAGAAAGCTAAAAGATATGAACAATTATATTCCCAATCACTTGATTGATGGTCACTGTAGTTATTCTTTTTAGCTCAACTTGTAATTTCCTCTGGCATCTCTTAGGTAAAGAAAGAAAGCTTCACACAACCGCCCTCATAAAGGGAAACAGATtattaaaaaaaagttattttgATCGGCCTTACATGCAGTCCAAGTAATTTTAAGACTCATCATAATATGATCTTTCAGCCATCTGCAGGTGCTCTTGTATATAATGCTTATATTGATGGGTTAATGAAGGGACGGAATTCACAAAAAGCATTGGTGATCTTCGATAGGATGAAGCGAGAAAGCTGCCAACCATCTACCGATACTTATACAATGCTGATCAACTTATATGGGAAGGTAAAACACTAAAACATTTGACCCTTTTTTCTTCTGGTACTTGAAAAAATTTCCTGGTGGAAATCAAGctgaatattttgatttatatACCAGTTCTGCAGCTCTAGTTCATTTGCTAATTAAATAGTTCTCAGCTTATGTTGCTCTATCTTTCTGTCCTCGTGTCTCAATTGAATGAATGACTTCTTCATACTATGCAGGAGAATAAGTCCTACATGGCTCTAAAGGTGTTCAATGAGATGAAAACTCAGAAATGTAAGCCTAACATCTGCACCTATACAGCTCTTGTGAATGCATTTGCAAGGGGTGGTCTGTGTGAAAAAGCAGAAGAGGTCTTCGAAGAGCTACAAGAAGCTGGGTTTGAGCCTGACGTTTACACCTATAATGCCTTGATGGAAGCTTACAGGTGAACACCACTAATGTTTTCACTGTTGGACCCTTTTTGActgaaataattttaaaataatcaCATCAAGCCCATCTTCCATTTCCAGTATAAGCTTTAGGCAATAATAGAAGAGCCGGGCTTGCAATGGCCTACACTATAGTACTCAGTCAAGACTCCCTTCAGAATGCTCGGTCTTAGTGTTGATTAATTGAAACATCAACAGGTAAAATAAGGATTGTCCTCTAATTTCTAGCAAGGGGTTTCATTTAGCTGAATATTAACAAGAACACTTGCTTTTTTCAAACATGTACGTTCTTCTGTATGCAGAGTTATGGTTCCCCTTCCACCAGTTCTTCTCTTAAATATTTGCTTATCCAGAGGAACTGAATTGATGTTTTAGTCTAACAGTCGTGCAGGCTATCCTCAAGGTGCTGCGGAGATCTTTTCTCTCATGCAGCATATGGGCTGTGAACCAGACAGAGCTTCATATAATATTATGGTGGATGCCTATGGAAGAGCTGGTCTTCATGAAGGTATCCTTTCTCTATTTTAAAGAGGTGTTTCTCGCATTTAGTCTAAGCTCTTCTGCAAAACGTAATAATTGCAATGTTAAACGCATATTCATGTAACATCTTGGAATGAGGTAAAATAAAATGgtgtaaaagaaaaagagaagtttTCTACATGAAAAATGAAATTGGTGCCAAGTGAAAAGAAAAGTTCTCAATCTGTTTCTGTAGATAACAAGTTTAGTGCCCTTAGTCTTGTTGGATCTATATGCATCTTATGAAAGTTGCTTTTGTTGCTGACTGACGCTATCTTTTCATTCTTCTGAAAAATATATACTATTAGATGCACAAACCGTATTTGATGAGATGAAGCGGCTGGGAATAACTCCTACAATGAAATCTTACATGTTACTCATATCGGCTTACTCAAGAAACAGTAACGTCTCAAAATGTGAAGAAATCGTAAAGCAGATGCAGAAAGAAGGGGTGAAACTAGATACTTATCTTCTTAACAACATGCTTAACTTGTATGGTCGTCTTGGCCAGTTTGCAAAAATGGAAGAACTCTTGACTGTCATCGAAGCTGGACCTTATGTAGCCGATATCAGCACCTACAATATCTTGATCAATGCATATGGACGATCAGGATTTATCGCAAAAATGGAAGAGATTTTCCATTCGCTTGCTGCTAAGAACTTGAAGCCAGATGTGGTTACTTGGACTTCCAGACTTGGAGCATACTCTAAAAAGAAACAGTACCAAAGATGCTTAGAAATATTCGAGGAAATGATCGATGAAGGTTGCTATCCAGATGGTGGAACAGCAAAAGTACTCCTTTCCTCTTGTTCGAGTGAAGATCAGATTGAACAAGTTACAACTGTAATTAGATCAATGCACAAGAATGTGAAGACAGTACAGTGTGTTTGAAATGGCTCATTTAATTTTCATCAATGTCTTCTACAACTACAAGTGAGGATGCCTGTGATTTTGTCAAAATTAGATGTAAATAGTGTTATCCTAGATGCTTAGGGGTCGTCTGGTTGAGAAACAAATTATCCCATGATTAATTATTTCGGGATTAGTTATCCCACCCTCCCATAGGGATAAAAAAACACTACAATTCCAGGATAACTAATTCCGAGATTAGTTATACCATGATTTTATCCCAATCAAATGTGGATAAATTCATCTCATATTTAATCCCGAGACTAATTATCCCTTATCCATCGTACCAAACGAGACCTTAGTTGCTAACTAGTGCTAAGTACCCTATTAGTGCTTATTCTCCTTACAGTTGTACCAAAATTCTTTGGATCCACCTCTAACCAAAAAAGTGAGTCTAATTTAAGATTTGAAGAGCGCGAAATATCACTTTGTTTATTACAAACCTATCAATAGCGCCAAAGATCAAATAGGGTTGCATTCACCTGTTCAACCCGTTTTGGATTAATTAAgttattttacaaaaaaattTTTATGAACCAAACTAtcattaaatcaaaataaattcgATTAAGTTCGATCTATTATTTTAACTCAAATTCtattaattaaaaatttaaaaagaaaatagtaaaatgatattttaaataattcaCTCAAATTCTattaagtaaaaataaaaataaaaagaacatAACAGACTAAAATGACTACTTTGAGTAGAGGAAACAatttaactttttttaaaaaaattaaagagaaaGGATGAGTAGAAGAGGATGATATTCAAGAAAGCTAGAAATGCTTTTGCATTGACAAATTTAGATTTTTCTTCCACTATTCCGAAAGCTTCTTAGTATTGTGAGTGGTCCATGAGTTCTGTCTTTGGCTTCACGAGagtaatgatatatatatatatatatttttttttttttctgtgttttttttttgtaggTCAATTGAATAGAGCCTTCTAGAAAAAAAATATTACAATTATTTGCCTATGTTCGTTCTCACATATCTTTTAATTCATCCAATATATTGTTGAAGATATTTAATTGAATTTTGTTATATATATACCAGCTATGTGATTGTTGTGTTTATATAGCATTCCTTAAATGGTATGACTTTTAATATTGAtagcttatttttcttttatgtCCTAAATCATATGATGTTTCATTATACATCTACAATTATCATTCATAATACTTCTGAGGCAAAATGTTTAGCTCACTGACGTTGTTGATCCTTGAGGTATCTGATctcgcccaactatgccttataaaaaggacaaacgGCCGTTATAAATATAATCCgggtatttagcccagagtcgaatctcacagggaattaacctaccaattatttttgtcagactcactgaattcttcgtaatcaactttccagatattttgaataacaattggtgatatttttactaactataactgaatgaaagtaa contains:
- the LOC104239889 gene encoding pentatricopeptide repeat-containing protein At2g35130 isoform X1 — its product is MLVSRCPLNHILFEPRISKGGFRWKAMDSSNVPIEKWKQDSIFIDRRGRFRHFDHKKVSRKRCGSLRGRGWKYGSGFVDGIFPVLSPIAQQILTFVKKETDPERIWSSLDTLRPTNDTWDDIINVAVQLRINKQWDLIILVCEWILCRSSFQADVICYNLLIEAYGQSSLVKKAESTYLALLEARCVPTEDTYALLLKSYSKCGMLEKAEAVFSEMRKNGLPPSALVYNAYIDGLMKGRNSQKALVIFDRMKRESCQPSTDTYTMLINLYGKENKSYMALKVFNEMKTQKCKPNICTYTALVNAFARGGLCEKAEEVFEELQEAGFEPDVYTYNALMEAYSRAGYPQGAAEIFSLMQHMGCEPDRASYNIMVDAYGRAGLHEDAQTVFDEMKRLGITPTMKSYMLLISAYSRNSNVSKCEEIVKQMQKEGVKLDTYLLNNMLNLYGRLGQFAKMEELLTVIEAGPYVADISTYNILINAYGRSGFIAKMEEIFHSLAAKNLKPDVVTWTSRLGAYSKKKQYQRCLEIFEEMIDEGCYPDGGTAKVLLSSCSSEDQIEQVTTVIRSMHKNVKTVQCV
- the LOC104239889 gene encoding pentatricopeptide repeat-containing protein At2g35130 isoform X2 is translated as MDSSNVPIEKWKQDSIFIDRRGRFRHFDHKKVSRKRCGSLRGRGWKYGSGFVDGIFPVLSPIAQQILTFVKKETDPERIWSSLDTLRPTNDTWDDIINVAVQLRINKQWDLIILVCEWILCRSSFQADVICYNLLIEAYGQSSLVKKAESTYLALLEARCVPTEDTYALLLKSYSKCGMLEKAEAVFSEMRKNGLPPSALVYNAYIDGLMKGRNSQKALVIFDRMKRESCQPSTDTYTMLINLYGKENKSYMALKVFNEMKTQKCKPNICTYTALVNAFARGGLCEKAEEVFEELQEAGFEPDVYTYNALMEAYSRAGYPQGAAEIFSLMQHMGCEPDRASYNIMVDAYGRAGLHEDAQTVFDEMKRLGITPTMKSYMLLISAYSRNSNVSKCEEIVKQMQKEGVKLDTYLLNNMLNLYGRLGQFAKMEELLTVIEAGPYVADISTYNILINAYGRSGFIAKMEEIFHSLAAKNLKPDVVTWTSRLGAYSKKKQYQRCLEIFEEMIDEGCYPDGGTAKVLLSSCSSEDQIEQVTTVIRSMHKNVKTVQCV
- the LOC104239889 gene encoding pentatricopeptide repeat-containing protein At2g35130 isoform X3; this encodes MGRGWKYGSGFVDGIFPVLSPIAQQILTFVKKETDPERIWSSLDTLRPTNDTWDDIINVAVQLRINKQWDLIILVCEWILCRSSFQADVICYNLLIEAYGQSSLVKKAESTYLALLEARCVPTEDTYALLLKSYSKCGMLEKAEAVFSEMRKNGLPPSALVYNAYIDGLMKGRNSQKALVIFDRMKRESCQPSTDTYTMLINLYGKENKSYMALKVFNEMKTQKCKPNICTYTALVNAFARGGLCEKAEEVFEELQEAGFEPDVYTYNALMEAYSRAGYPQGAAEIFSLMQHMGCEPDRASYNIMVDAYGRAGLHEDAQTVFDEMKRLGITPTMKSYMLLISAYSRNSNVSKCEEIVKQMQKEGVKLDTYLLNNMLNLYGRLGQFAKMEELLTVIEAGPYVADISTYNILINAYGRSGFIAKMEEIFHSLAAKNLKPDVVTWTSRLGAYSKKKQYQRCLEIFEEMIDEGCYPDGGTAKVLLSSCSSEDQIEQVTTVIRSMHKNVKTVQCV